The DNA window GAACAAAAGCATGCCGGCTGTAGTTTGAGCCCGACGGAAAGGCCGCTCCGCTTGACTGGCTCTAGTTGTCAACTCGGGTTTCCGCGTTCCCAAAGACTCCTGGGAGTTGTAGTCCAAGGTTGAAAAGCCTAAAAAATGACCACACCAAGACATCATTCACCGCAGGTTGTTGGCTATTTGAGTACATACACTTTCAGTAACAATAATACAATAGTACGTCTCATGATTATTGGTAGAATTCCTCTGAAAATAGCAGAGTCGTCTCTAGTGCGAATGATTATTCTACTGAGTTGACGCGGTAGGCTCACTCTGCCTAAATATGAGGGTTTTGCTCTACAAAGCAGGCTTTCAAACGCTACCAACTTAAAACAACTATTCGAGTATACCACAATGCCGCAATAGTGTGATAAAAGATTCgcattaaagaaaaatgaataaaacaaatgttgaacCAGTAGCCATCAGAGTGAGCTGAACAGACGTCTGCACAATTAGACGATCTTGGCAAGCGAGTACGTGGCGTCGcacgctagctagctagctagcgtcACTCCAGCAACAGTAAGAGATCAACAGCCTTGTCCCGTCAACGCCAAACAGCAGCCGGCTTGAATTTGTTCataacatacacacaccagCAGCAGTCAACATGATCGCACTCACGGACTGGCAATTTAAGAGCTGCTCAGTTTGCGCTTCTTTCTGTTTGTATTTTGGCGTAAAAAGCCGGTTTAGCTATTTGTATGCGGTGAGCTGACTCAAACGCTATTGGTTGGGGGGATCGTGACGTCACAgaaaaggggaagaaaaagatAGACCTGCATTAGTATAAAAAAAGCAtgaaatgatcagttcatttGGTCTATTAATCAACTCATTTTATCCAATAGAATGTGTATTTAATAGTTGCTTCAGTATAGGTAccattttattgattgattgattgaatatttattgatccccaggggtggggaaattcaggccccagcagtatccataccacagagtgggtatacaaaagacacacagatggcataaGCGCAACTCAACAGGctcaatacaagagaacaccccaaaacacacaaaatagcctccacggggtccatagccaggtgtaagggcagtccagttcaatggcgcccaatggaccgtggtcgtgaatcggtgaaaacatcacaaagcaggcaaacgtgtgagcagcgtcctgggcacccagtcggggcacgtgcagatggtcaccacggggctagcacggcgaaagtcgttggttccgacgagcacgagggagcggaccCCCCACAGGGGTTGCGGCTGCATGGCCAAGGCGAGTCGTCTAACTTGtaatttaccgtttttttccgtgtataatacgcccccatgtataatacgcaccctaacaatggcatgttgatgctgggaaaaagcctgtacccatgtataatacgcacccaattttttttttttttttttttttttttaagtcccaatgatcgtcacacacgcagggaggcaatgggtcccatttttatagtctttggtatggtcttaactaggctggatgtattttttttgttggcgttcatttctccgactgcccataaaggcaccaccgcgatcagatgaaaagggaggaaagtgacgtgcggacatgtgaaaaaggcggctctgtatgggagagacgttgaagaggaataaaaacacccttggaaaccaaaacttgcccctcgtcgtgactcggagccgcaacaaatgtttcggatttgtgtagggtacattgtgacagcaaacgagcaggtgatcgagcaagcgtctgatacgagagcattgcgttcgtatggagcgtgtttgaagtgaacagcagagacgaaaggaacaaggcaaagtgttgtgaaataaaatattacctgtaatacgcattttgttatttgctgattgtattaaactatcacattcattgtcagtcaagaagagaagaggactattatcccttctttgacgaaatgaccagagcacagtacaaacacactattgttctttcggtatttattcaacccacattctttcacaacatgacaagaagagagcaatacataaatcaatactcgtaccagtaccatgattttcttaaaaaaaaaaaaaaaaaaaaaaaattaaattaaaaaaaaaaattaaaaaaaaattgtacccatgtataatgcgcaccccagattttaggacaataaattagttaaattttgcgtattatacacggaaaaaaacggtatttatttatttttttgtctagtTTCACGTCTGTTATTTGTGGGATGTCCTAAACAGGCCGGGACCACTGGAGCGGCCAATGCAGGATTCCGCAAATCTCGCTGGAATTCAACTCAGAAgtcttttctcttttgttgttgtttgagcTCAATGCTGCATTGCTGTTGAAATACTGTACAAAAATTGTGGCATGGTTGTTTTTGTAGGAACATGCTTGAAATAAAGTGTCtcttgggagaaaaaaacaaaaagaatcgTGAATTAACCAGACTCTTAATCTTACCTATCCCTTCATCCATTCATTGGTCAAGTGGCCTATCTACAGTGGGTATGTAGCCAgcaaaaaatgtgacatgttTCAAACAGCATCCCGATTGTGAGTACTCGGCCGCCGCCGGGCCCCTCGACTCGCTTTGactgaaacaaaatgatgGCTGTGCCCTTAATGATGAAACAAGTGTGTCAGCAGCCCACCCTGATGGAGCAAatgcaaacaggaagtggctcAGCGAGAAGGGGGCTCCGACGGACAGGGAGTCGGGGCAGGTCGTCGCCGGCCCGAGAGAGCTTTTCATTTTGCCAGCATTGGAGAGGCCCCAAGAAGAAGGGCGGTCataaaaattggaaaaaaggTTTGCTTCTGGTTTATGGGTTGAGGAGAGGTGTCAAAATATGGGgggctgtgtatgtgtgtgtgtgcgtgtgcgtgcgcgcctTCCCGCCTGTCTGTCCTATCCGGCTGTGTGCATCTGCAGAGGACGACACTCACCATGTGCCGTCCAATGTTCTCACAGCACCACAAGTAGGAGTGAATCATTTTGCCACcttgagtgagtgtgtgtgtgtgtgcgtgcgtgcgtgcgtgcgcgcgcgcgcatgcCCACTTATTTTGCCTGCATGGCCACGTCTGAAATGCTTCCTCCTGCAAACAGTGGCGGGCGGCACTGGTGGGAATTACTTATTGTTTTCAACGCAATTTTACAGGTGTCTGAATGttctcaggttttttttttagacaacaGATACCGTGGCGCCTTGACATATCCGTGAAGAGACTGATCCAAGAAAACGAACTTGTCCTCAActtgtgatgtcacaaagtGAAGAGCCACCGCATCAGACTAAACACACACCCAGGTGTTTCTCAGACCATCCATCCCTGAAACTTGAATTGATGGCTTTTTTGATTTTGGTTCGTCAACTAAACgataaaaatgtttccatttaGCCCCTGTGGTGCTCTCAAAAGCCGAACTGTGTCGTTTGGTGCATTTAATGAGCTTACGATTGTAGGGAGTGTGGAACTGTCCTACTTTGTGAGCGGTCCCTGAACGTACCTCGAGTCTTCTGCCGAACGTGCGCGGGATTACGGCGGAGGCGGGATTTTAGTCTTCATTTGGGGTTCGAAAACGAGCCACCAAAAGATTTAGAAAAAGAACCCctattacagaaaaaaaaacctcgaTCGCCATTGTGCCAAAGGTAAGATCGAATCGTATATATGCCGAGCTGTAATTACATGTGGAAGTCTTGACATAGCATGAGCCAGACTGTTTGGAGGGTTCTAAAACTCGGACTAGCAAGGCTAACGTTAGCACGTCAATAGATTTCTCCATACATGTTAGCAGTACGCCACGAGCGCAGTCCCAAGGCCAAGTTGTTCTTGTTGTGAAGTGAGTTACAACGTACAACCTGCCACCATACACGAGCGCTATTTCAAACTTCTGCTCACGAGGCAAAGCGAAAAATGGCTCGTATCTTGAAAACTCATTTGTGGCGttacttgtatctcaaggtaCCGCCATATTTCAGTGAGATGGCTCAAAATGAAGCTCCTTGCGTCAATCTCGCCACCTCTTCCACAAATCCAGGTCCTCAAGAAATTGCATGAATCACGTCGTCTGCTGCCCAAAAGTAAGTTCACGCTTGTTTTCTGTCTCGTCCATGACATTCTGAAGATGCCCCGTTGCCCTCAATTGTTTTGGGGGATTCAATGttcaatttgaaatgtcattcatttgttGAATCAATATAATGTGCTAAGTATGAACATAGCATGCTTTTAGCATAAATGCCATGTGGTTATATTGCCTCCCGAATAGTTTTGGGAGGCGTACATATCTGCACTTGCACTTTGCCCTCAAATAAAAGCGTCAAGTTCGGCTTAACGTGACAAAATTCAAGCTGAATATTTCAAGCGGACGGCCGGTCGTGAGTTAGTCAGCGACTTGCACGCAGATAGATGATCGATAGGAGTACTTTTCTCTTACGTGACAAGTGTATTGATTGTTTGAAACGCCGCCGAGAGGACAAAACGCTGACGACGCCGTCCAAGAGGAAGTGAGAGAACGGCAGTGGAGCCAACTCCGGTCGGGATACGAGCGCCTGGTCTTGTTTTGGGCGGCCCGGTTTTAGTCCGGCCTTTGGCGCAAGCCAGCGGTCGTCGTCTTTTCAGTCTCGTCAAGTTTTAGTTGACAGGAAGTTGACTCGgctgtttatatttttgcCAGAAGTGAGCGAGtgaaaaaccaaacaagaGCTGATCCTTAAAAATTTATTGGAGTAAATAGAAGATGAAATCAGAAGTGACATGAcctaagaagaaaacaaaacggaATTAGAGAGAACCCTTGCATAGATCACAGACCATGCCTCtgtcttcacacacacacacacacacacacacatgacaaCATAACCATGATGCAATCCGTTTGCTCTGCTCGGGgagtgaaaagaaaacttgcaaagtcctttttgttttggctcCAGAGCGGCCCGCTGCCAACCGCCGGTCGCGTGTGTCCGACGACAAACGTCCTGAAGAAAAAAGccgttttgtgtgttttcattggAGAAAGTTGAGTGTGCGCAGCTACTGGTAGCCCTTCAACGCTCGGTTCTTGTTGCCCGCCAAACCCCGAACTAGAGCCGCTTTCCGAAATGTTGCCAACGTAAAGCGCGTCTCCTGGTTGCAAGGCAAAGCTCATGCAGTCTTCTGTGGACCATGCGAGCGCGTTTGCTTCAGGGATGGCGCAAAATAACAAGCGAGCAAACACGGCCCTCCCTTTTTCCCGTCATAACACTCATCCGCGTCTTCCGGGGGAACGTCTTCCACTCATCCACGTTAAGTGCCGCCACTGAAAGGTCCATAAAAGCCGACGGACGGCCTTCTGGCCTTCTATCGATTGCAATCAATACGGCGTGTCGCAGCGCATCGTGCAAACTTTGGAAGCTTTTGGGGGGGATCCTGTCCACCATGATTTGCGCCACCCCTAGCTTAttccaatttgttttgtggcCATTATTTTGCACGGCAATTATTCACCGAGTCTTGTCATTGGCGGTTCTCGCACCTCATGTTTCATTTGGAACAAAGTCGGGGTGCGACGGTACGATCCGTAGCTCGGTTTTTACGCCACCGTTTCGGTACCCTGtactttgtgtcttttttttctccggaAATATGCCTTTACTTTGCTCTTTTTCCCAACTAACCTTTGGACTCGGTCCATTATTGCACAAAAGTCTAATctcaatttttgtcttttcttacTTGCAACTTAAATGATACTTCAGAACTGCAAATAAAGGCTGTGCTTAAGCTGTGAGCAAAATATTCATTATACTTCATCAAAATCATCATCTTTGACGAGATGTCGAAAAAAATACCTCAACATTTGGAGTCAGCCCACTCGAGCTCTCAGTGGCTCAATTCTACTGGAACAATTTGTCATCTGTGATTTTGCAGCAACTGAGCTGCAGATGTGCACATTTTAGCAGCTCTCTTGTCTGCgccatttaaaaatacatttttactcacacgcccacacacacacactcaagtaAAACATTTGAGACACATGTATTGCTGTTAAGagtacgtacacacacacacacacacacatacatatatatatatatatatatatatatcttaaaCCATGTCGAAAATCATAATCGTTCATGAGAAATAGTACATCTAAACTCATTTTTCTAGTCTGGTCTAGCTGTAGCGGAAATGTTAAAGAGCTTGGGAACAACTTTAGTGATGCGCAACCACCAGTAGATGGCAGTGGTGTGTCATTTTAGATACAAGATCTGCTCACTTTGTCAGTCCACTGAAATGTCCTTGCATTTTGAggtcaaataaaaagcataGTCCGAAAATAATacccaaaaaaatggcaaatgcaTTTGGAAATAACTTTGAACTTGAAGTGCCAACCTCGCTGCCGTGGGTCTTATCTactatgattaaaaaaaaaaaaagtacaaaatacataaagtaataaaatgtgaaaaattcaATCATTGACTTATTGAACAGGATCAACCAAATGAAATAATGTCATTCTTCAAAATGACCAACTGCAGCCAAAATGAAGCATGTGCAAAGTGTGCACTGTACTGCAATGCCCAAGATGATGTGTGCGCGTGTaagtgcatgcatgcgtgtgtgtgtgtgtgtgtgcgtgcgtgtgtctgtgtgcgtgtgtgtcataGAGCATGCGTTGCGTTGGAGGAGCCGACGTCCTAAACGGTTCCTCACGATCCAAATCAACATTCTGATTGTGCGTAGCTTCagcgacaaaaacaaagcaagagaTGCCGCGTGAGCTTGAGACGGTGCCACTCTTTGCTTTTCCCTTCTTTTGTCCTTAAGTgcttgtgtgaaggcgatggtaCTTTGGGGCGCTCACATTCCAGATTGCTCCGCTGCACTTTGGAGTGCTATGGCTGAAGCGAGGGAGGATGGGAGGGAGCAAAAAAATACCTGAAGGACCAAAGGAAGGGAGCAAAAATAACTGAAGCAGGAaaggaagcaagcaagcaagggACAAAGGGTGGTATgaaggaagcaaaaaaagaactgaaggGAAGATGGGCGCAAGGAAGAAAGGCCCGCAGCGAAGCTCGCATGCGCCTGTGCAGCACGTTTGCGACGACCTGCCTGAGGTAGAGACCCTGTTTTGGAAGCACAGAGCACAAAGCTAAGCCAgcagccaagcaaagaaagaaagaaagaaagaaagaaaaaaagaaggcaggccaggccaggccaggccaggccaggcaaGGCAAGCATGAATAAATGATGGCCAAAACCTGCAAGGATTCCCTTTTGATTTGGATTGGTAAACATGGAAAGTACATTACGTGGCTGCTTGCTTAAGCGTCATGAAGCCAAAAGCAGCTTGTGCGTGAGAGCCGCCATCCGTGTCcttcagatattttttttttccctcattgtCGCCCACTCATCCGGCCGGCTCAGGGTTCTTCtccgtcgtcgtcgtcgtcttaTTATGATCTCGAGCAGCACCTCACACGTCCCAGGACTACCGAGAGGCACTTCCACCGGTCCTGGCGGCGAGCGGAATTAAAGGCACTAGCAGAATTCCAATCCTTCCCACTCCAAAAGCAAACCTGATGCGGAAATGGAAGCCAGGCTCATGCACTGCGCTATTGGAACCGATTAAATGCAGTTTGGACAGCGGTTACTTGGATTTCTTACAGCGTGGCTTCGGATACGTCGGAATGCAGTCGTTTCCCTGACCCAAAAAGGACACGGCAAAGTGCCTGACGAGTCGCTTACTCGTGTCATGCATTACATATGCAGGGATACAAAAGTCCGTCGAACATAATGCAGGTTACGCTTTCTCATGCTATGATCTCATTTCCAAAGTGTCTGTCCCCTCAAGACTGAACATTCAAATCCCAGATGTCAACTCAAAGCCCTCATCCGGGTGCAAAAAggtgggcggcggcggcggcgccggtGGCGGCGATCCGCTCCGTGATGGCAAGTATTACGTATACGTTTGGTTGCATGCGTCAAAACGGAAAGTCCGTCGTCATGCGGGAAGCTGGCGGAGAtcgctggctggccggccagccggcccGCCATTCCACCACCGCCCGTGTCCCGGGGACATGTTTACATCCAGGTCGGTCTTCCTCCTATAAGGTGCTTTTTGCAAAATGGTTCGATCCTTTTTGCGGTGGTGAGGATGCAACATGTACTGTGGCTGGCTTGCTTTACGATGACTTTTCCGCAGCGTTGCTTCTCGGTATTCCATGCATTATATGGCCTGATAAGACAAGAGTGTGCTCTGCAGCCTAACACCTAGTTGTGTATATGGGGGAGGGTAGGTGGGGCGGGGTCATCCATACTTCTTTAGTTTGGAGAGGAGGCGTCTGGGGGGACGGGTATACGCTGTACTTGCAGGATTAGAAGAATCGATTAGTCTACCTAAGTGTGGTCTAAGTCTAAGTGTTAGCTTCTTCTCTATGGGCATTTTTTTAGCAGGCAGGCCCTAAGTAagcccggcggcggcggcggcggcggcggcgcgctCCACCGTGGTCGCGGTGCCTAAACATCTGTGAGCAGCTTGTTCTTGTTGACACAGTTCTGATTGGCTATAGTGCAGTTGCCAGTTCTGAGGTTGGCCTCCCGGAAGTTGTCGATGCTGTTGTTCAGGTCCCCGTCGATCTCCATGTACTCGGACTTGCTGACCACGGAGGAGCTGCGGCGGCTGGAGTTGCTGTCGGACGGGATGTTGGGATTGCTGACGTTGAGCAGCTGAGCCTGCTCCTCTCCCTCCGTCTCCCTGTGGTAGAAGTAGTTGAAGTTGGACACGATGACGGGCACGGGCAGTGCGATGGTCAGCACGCCGGCGATGGCGCACAGAGATCCTACAATCTTGCCGCCGATGGTGACCGGCACCATGTCGCCGTAGCCCACCGTGGTCATGGACACCACCGCCCACCAGAAGGCGTCGGGGATGCTTCGGAAGAAGGAATCCTGCTCCTCGGCCTCGGCGAAGAAGACGGCGCTGGAGAACAAGATGACGCCGATGAACAGGAAGAAGATGAGCAGTCCCAGCTCTCGCATGCTGGCCTTGAGGGTCTGGCCCAAAATCTGCAGTCCTTTGGAGTGCCGGGACAGCTTGAAGATGCGAAAGACCCGCACCAGACGGATCACCCTGAGTATGGCCAGAGAGGTGGCTTGCTCGCCCACCCCCTCGGCGTCGGGGTCTTCGGCCAGCTCGGTGCCCAGCGTGATGAAGTAGGGGATGATGGCCACGATGTCGATGGTATTCATCATGTTCTTGAAGAAGGCCGGTTTGCTGGGGCAGGCCAGGAAGCGCACGATCAACTCGAAGGAGAACCAGATGATGCAGAGGGTCTCGATGACGAAGAAGGGGTCGGTGAGGATGTTTGGTTTGTAGTAGGTGGTGACGTTGCCGATAGTCTCCATGCGGCCCATGGGTTCCTCCTTGAGCTGCGGCAAAGTCTCCAAACAGAAGATGACGATGGAAATGAGGATGACCATGACGGACACGATGGCGATCCCCCTGGCCGGGCCCGAGCTCTCCGGGTGCTCGAAGAGAAGCCAGATCTGGCGCTGGAACTCCTTCTCGGGCAGGGGTCGCTCCTCCTCCCTGATGAAGCCCTCGTCTTCTCGGAACCTCTCCATGGCTTCCGCCCCCAGCTCGTAGAACTTGATCTCCTCTGAGAACATATCCAAGGGGACGTTGACGGGCCGGCGCAGCCTCCCCCCGGACTGGTAGTAGTACAGGATGGCGTCGAAGCTGGGCCGGTTCCTGTCGAAGAAGTACTCGTTCCGCAGGGGGTCGAAGTAGCGCATCCGCTTCTTGGGGTTTCCCAGCAGTGTCTCCGGGAACTGCGAGAGGGTCTTGAGCTGCGTCTCGAACCTGAGACCGGCTATGTTGATGACCACCCGCTCGCAGCACTCGTGGTCGTTGTGGTCAGGAGGCGGCGGGTAGGCGTCCTGGGGGTGGCCCGGCACGGCCGAGGTCTCGTCCACGTTATCTCCCGGGACCACCGTCATTttggggcgggcgggcgctcaCGGCTCGGGGATGCGGTTAGTCTGACCTTCAAAGTGAGGGCCGGGGCGGATTAGGACCTTTTGGGCTTCCTGCGCCTCTCAAAGTGCTGGGAatgtcccccccacccccaggACACGAGGGGGCTGCTCGGCTGAATTTGCCTCAGTGCGGCTCCACTGCGGTTCTCGCTGACTTGACCATTGCCGCTCTCCCTCCAACACTGCTGCTTCTGCCATccggagagagggaggggggagaggggaggtggggggggagaaaaggaggaggacgatGGTGGGGTAGGGTGGGGGAGTAATGGGATCAAACAGCGAACAGAGAAAGATATTTGCCTGCTCAGCATTTTCTCCactttacttatttatttatctgctCCTCTCAGGCTCAATTAGCCAGGCGCTCGGAGTCATAGGAAAGGCTTTTGAAAAAGTGTCCCCGTCCGTCACTCCGCTTGCCTCATCACTGCAGCTCGGAGCCATGACACGACATAAGTTTGGAGCTCGGAGGGCATACGCGGCCCGCTATTTTTTGACGCATGACATTCATAccggagcttttttttttagatgcacAGCACAGGCGTGGCGTGGCGGTGCGGCTTCCTC is part of the Syngnathus acus chromosome 6, fSynAcu1.2, whole genome shotgun sequence genome and encodes:
- the LOC119124183 gene encoding potassium voltage-gated channel subfamily A member 1-like encodes the protein MTVVPGDNVDETSAVPGHPQDAYPPPPDHNDHECCERVVINIAGLRFETQLKTLSQFPETLLGNPKKRMRYFDPLRNEYFFDRNRPSFDAILYYYQSGGRLRRPVNVPLDMFSEEIKFYELGAEAMERFREDEGFIREEERPLPEKEFQRQIWLLFEHPESSGPARGIAIVSVMVILISIVIFCLETLPQLKEEPMGRMETIGNVTTYYKPNILTDPFFVIETLCIIWFSFELIVRFLACPSKPAFFKNMMNTIDIVAIIPYFITLGTELAEDPDAEGVGEQATSLAILRVIRLVRVFRIFKLSRHSKGLQILGQTLKASMRELGLLIFFLFIGVILFSSAVFFAEAEEQDSFFRSIPDAFWWAVVSMTTVGYGDMVPVTIGGKIVGSLCAIAGVLTIALPVPVIVSNFNYFYHRETEGEEQAQLLNVSNPNIPSDSNSSRRSSSVVSKSEYMEIDGDLNNSIDNFREANLRTGNCTIANQNCVNKNKLLTDV